From Patescibacteria group bacterium, a single genomic window includes:
- a CDS encoding AAA family ATPase, translated as MIEKIIKVENVGRFVKLAAKADVQFKRLTLIYGDNGHGKTTLAGILRSLQTGDPAYVQERATLGVNGSPAVEIRLAAGNASFQGGQWSQTMPDLEIFDSTFINENVYTGDRVESEHRKHLYEVVVGAAAVALAHQVDEIDTKSRTAAHDITELETKLRGIIQAPFSVDEFLTLVPENGLEEKISERTTRLSAVRKSREIVARRELDPLTVPEVPAKSIDILQVAVERKTEGGDKLVRQHIQDDLDGRGEQWLRQGLEYLKEDHACPFCTQSTEKVELVALLRDYFSTKYRDHVVLIERAINALDQTLGDDALHGVQKRVLANDGLIRGWADLADLSYATCSTDALEHAWRHVREVLRDALKRRLANPSEPPSKDEHLEAALHDFEEAAAAVRKVNEQIARANEQIADIKKQAAATGEDVLERELRRFRNMQIRQQPEATDLCAKLTAGRQQKKNYEDEKKKTRSQLETIAGSILQKYEQAINRLLQKFGANFTLTGTKPSFQGGRASSTYQISINNTPVNLGDEKTPRGTPCFRTALSSGDKSTLALAFFLARLEQDPLLAQKVIVLDDPLSSLDVFRTACTQQEICRLGSQAKQVVVLSHDADFLKHIYDTNIDKATIKSLQVTRDGATYAIKEWDILKACLEAAYRDFFLLRRYLDEGLSTGGDLLTIARAIRPYLEGQLRGRFPDAFPATDYLGDFIGRIRNAGAGTLLVGLQPRVQELTDINDYSKQFHHNGPGAPPVVNPIELETFVKRTLIYGQLG; from the coding sequence ATGATAGAGAAAATCATCAAGGTGGAGAACGTCGGTCGGTTCGTCAAACTGGCAGCCAAGGCAGACGTTCAGTTCAAGCGGCTGACCCTCATCTACGGCGACAACGGGCACGGGAAGACCACTCTCGCCGGCATCCTGCGCTCCCTGCAGACCGGGGACCCGGCCTACGTCCAGGAGCGCGCTACGCTCGGCGTGAACGGCTCGCCGGCGGTCGAGATCCGGCTGGCGGCGGGCAACGCCAGCTTCCAGGGCGGCCAGTGGTCGCAGACCATGCCCGACCTGGAGATATTCGACTCGACCTTCATCAACGAGAACGTCTACACCGGCGACCGCGTCGAGTCCGAGCACCGCAAGCACCTCTACGAGGTCGTGGTGGGCGCGGCTGCGGTCGCGCTCGCGCACCAGGTGGACGAGATCGACACCAAGAGCCGGACCGCGGCGCACGACATAACCGAGCTGGAGACGAAGCTGCGGGGAATCATCCAGGCGCCGTTCAGCGTCGACGAGTTCCTCACGCTCGTCCCCGAGAACGGGCTCGAGGAGAAGATCAGCGAGCGGACCACTCGCCTGAGCGCAGTCCGCAAGTCGAGGGAGATCGTCGCTCGGCGCGAGCTGGACCCGCTCACGGTGCCTGAGGTTCCGGCCAAGTCCATCGACATCCTCCAGGTCGCGGTCGAGCGCAAGACGGAGGGCGGCGACAAGCTGGTCCGTCAGCACATCCAGGACGACCTCGACGGTCGCGGCGAGCAGTGGTTGCGGCAAGGCCTCGAGTACTTGAAGGAGGACCACGCCTGTCCGTTCTGCACCCAGTCCACCGAGAAGGTCGAGCTGGTCGCCCTCCTGCGCGACTACTTCTCGACCAAGTACCGCGACCACGTCGTCCTCATCGAGCGAGCCATCAACGCCCTGGACCAGACGCTCGGCGACGACGCGCTCCACGGCGTCCAGAAGCGAGTGCTGGCCAACGACGGCCTGATCCGCGGCTGGGCAGATTTGGCCGACCTGAGCTACGCCACCTGTTCCACTGACGCGCTTGAGCATGCCTGGCGGCACGTCCGCGAGGTCCTGCGCGACGCCCTCAAGCGCCGGCTGGCCAATCCGTCGGAGCCCCCGTCCAAGGATGAGCACCTGGAGGCCGCCCTCCACGACTTCGAGGAGGCGGCGGCCGCCGTGCGCAAGGTCAACGAGCAGATCGCGCGCGCGAACGAGCAGATCGCCGACATCAAGAAGCAGGCCGCGGCCACCGGCGAGGACGTGCTGGAGCGGGAGCTGCGCCGGTTCCGCAACATGCAGATCCGGCAGCAGCCCGAGGCCACTGACCTGTGCGCCAAGCTGACCGCCGGGCGCCAGCAGAAGAAGAACTACGAGGACGAGAAGAAGAAGACGCGTAGCCAGCTGGAGACCATCGCCGGCTCGATCCTCCAGAAGTACGAGCAGGCGATCAACCGCCTGCTGCAGAAGTTCGGCGCCAACTTTACCCTCACCGGTACCAAGCCGAGCTTCCAGGGCGGCCGGGCCAGCTCCACCTACCAAATTTCCATCAACAACACCCCCGTCAACCTAGGGGACGAGAAGACACCCCGCGGCACGCCGTGCTTCCGGACGGCCCTAAGCTCTGGCGACAAGAGCACCCTGGCGCTGGCATTCTTTTTGGCGCGGCTCGAGCAGGACCCGTTGCTGGCGCAGAAGGTCATCGTCCTCGATGACCCGCTCTCGAGCCTCGACGTGTTCCGTACAGCCTGCACCCAGCAGGAGATTTGCCGCCTGGGCAGTCAGGCCAAGCAGGTGGTGGTCCTGTCGCATGACGCGGACTTCCTGAAGCACATCTACGACACCAACATCGACAAGGCCACGATCAAGTCCCTGCAGGTCACACGCGACGGCGCGACCTACGCCATCAAGGAGTGGGACATCCTCAAGGCGTGCCTGGAGGCGGCCTACCGCGACTTCTTCCTCCTGCGCCGCTACCTGGACGAGGGACTCTCTACTGGTGGGGACCTTCTGACCATTGCCCGGGCGATCCGGCCGTACCTGGAGGGCCAGCTGCGGGGCCGGTTCCCGGACGCGTTTCCGGCGACGGACTACCTGGGCGACTTCATCGGCAGAATCCGCAACGCGGGCGCCGGCACTCTCCTCGTGGGTCTGCAACCGCGTGTGCAGGAGCTCACGGACATCAACGACTACTCGAAGCAGTTCCACCACAACGGGCCAGGAGCGCCGCCGGTGGTGAACCCGATTGAGCTCGAAACCTTCGTCAAGCGGACCTTGATCTACGGGCAGCTCGGGTAG
- a CDS encoding N-6 DNA methylase translates to MSTTTSSFGDRVQLLRKRLNLSQEQLGTRLDVSFATISRWESGKSQPQKAQLATFDRLWEETGLDHDEAATTATTGQRRRRGVHRSSVLSNKSMEQMLWDAACSIRGEKDAPKFKDYLLPLLFIKRLSDVFDDEVERLTQTYGDRDTALTVLEADHELVRFYLPPEARWAVVSGREPFDWPATLRPKSLGEQLTTTIRAVVKHNPELAGVIDIVDYNETRNGEREISDAALKGVVETFSDPRYRLGLHNVEPDFLGRCYEYLLRKFAEGQGQSAGEFFTPREVGFLMAEIMRPRPGEECYDYACGSFGLLIKLQLVCRRLNPLSKVPLQLYGQELTGSSFAIACMNRIIHDMEGQVLRGDSMRNPKFRDADGHLKKFDVVVSNPMWNQPFDPEVYENDQFGRFVEHGGITTSKADWAWLQHTVTSLKDNGRAAVVLDTGAVTRGSGSKNEDKERNIRKWFVEHDLIDGVILLPDNLFYNTMAAGVILILSKRKPKERRGKIVLVNASNEFTKGTPKNYLTDEAVQKIGAAFVAGKPVEGFVAVITNEEALADDYNLSPSRFVQFNGTRGTNRPLPEIVADLDAIDAERTRIDKELRRVLEQLL, encoded by the coding sequence ATGTCAACCACAACCTCATCATTCGGCGATCGCGTCCAGCTCCTGCGCAAGCGCCTGAACCTCAGCCAGGAGCAGCTCGGGACGCGGCTGGACGTCTCCTTCGCAACCATCAGCCGCTGGGAGTCGGGCAAGTCGCAACCGCAGAAAGCCCAGCTCGCGACCTTCGACCGTCTCTGGGAGGAGACCGGCCTAGACCACGACGAAGCCGCTACGACCGCGACAACAGGCCAGCGTCGCCGTCGCGGCGTTCATCGCAGCTCCGTGCTCAGCAACAAAAGCATGGAGCAGATGCTGTGGGACGCCGCCTGCTCGATCCGAGGCGAGAAAGACGCCCCCAAGTTCAAGGATTACCTTCTGCCGCTTCTTTTCATCAAGCGGCTATCCGATGTCTTCGACGACGAGGTCGAGCGCCTGACACAGACCTACGGCGACCGCGACACGGCCCTCACCGTGCTGGAAGCCGATCACGAGCTCGTCCGCTTCTACCTCCCGCCCGAGGCGCGCTGGGCCGTCGTCAGCGGACGCGAGCCCTTCGACTGGCCTGCCACCCTCCGGCCGAAATCACTCGGCGAGCAACTCACCACCACCATCCGCGCCGTCGTGAAGCACAACCCCGAACTCGCCGGCGTCATCGACATCGTCGACTACAACGAGACGCGCAACGGAGAGCGCGAGATCAGCGACGCCGCTCTTAAGGGCGTCGTTGAGACGTTCTCCGATCCCCGCTACCGCCTCGGCCTCCACAACGTCGAGCCCGACTTCCTCGGCCGCTGCTACGAGTACCTCCTCCGGAAGTTCGCCGAGGGCCAAGGCCAGAGCGCGGGCGAATTCTTCACGCCGCGTGAGGTTGGTTTTCTCATGGCGGAGATCATGCGGCCCCGCCCGGGCGAGGAGTGCTACGACTATGCCTGCGGCTCATTCGGCTTGCTCATTAAGCTCCAGCTCGTTTGCCGTCGTCTGAACCCCCTCAGCAAGGTGCCACTACAGCTCTACGGCCAGGAGCTCACCGGCTCCAGCTTCGCCATCGCCTGCATGAACCGCATCATCCACGACATGGAGGGCCAGGTCCTCCGTGGCGACTCGATGCGCAACCCGAAGTTCAGGGATGCTGACGGTCACCTCAAGAAGTTCGACGTCGTGGTCTCAAATCCAATGTGGAACCAGCCGTTCGACCCCGAGGTGTACGAGAACGATCAGTTTGGCCGCTTCGTTGAGCACGGAGGCATCACCACCAGCAAGGCCGACTGGGCCTGGCTCCAGCACACGGTTACGTCATTGAAGGACAACGGACGCGCCGCTGTGGTCCTCGATACCGGCGCAGTCACACGCGGCAGCGGCAGCAAGAACGAGGACAAGGAACGCAACATCCGCAAGTGGTTCGTCGAGCACGACCTGATTGACGGTGTGATCCTCCTCCCTGACAACCTCTTCTACAACACCATGGCCGCCGGGGTGATCCTTATCCTTTCCAAACGGAAGCCCAAAGAGCGACGTGGAAAGATCGTCCTTGTCAACGCTAGCAACGAGTTCACCAAGGGCACACCGAAGAACTACCTCACCGACGAGGCCGTTCAGAAGATCGGGGCTGCGTTCGTGGCAGGGAAGCCCGTTGAGGGCTTCGTGGCAGTCATTACCAACGAGGAAGCGCTGGCAGACGACTACAACCTATCGCCGTCGCGTTTTGTGCAATTCAACGGCACACGTGGCACAAATCGACCCTTGCCAGAGATTGTGGCCGACCTAGACGCCATCGATGCCGAGCGAACGCGAATCGACAAGGAACTGCGGCGGGTTCTGGAGCAGCTACTATGA
- a CDS encoding restriction endonuclease subunit S — MTNAAPKGWTEVPLGEIATCQGGSAFSPALQGRTAGDIPFFKVSDMNLPGNGWFMRRANNYVSLSDTSRILGAEKPSGSVIFPKVGAAVHTNKKRQLTQDSFVDNNVMAVWSKDPERCRPGFLYLYFLTVDLSTMSNPGPLPSINNSKVYEQTIRLPTSLEQDRICATMLTIRRAIEAEEKAITLIREVKQAALLRLFSQGLRGESLRDTEIGLVPASWDIQPFAELREFLQYGTSVKCDYALEGNPVLRIPNVVDGRVDYRDLKRCRLDSDTVASLLLEPGDILFIRTNGVRERVGTCAVYDGVPEQALFASYLIRARPKRGVLNPQYLQYFTATRTGASQLAGRSSPAADGKFNINTKSIDAVLVPIPSEAEQNDIVGVLETIDAAATSYERRRATLSELFATLLEKLMTADLRVDHLNIDTSLMTAA; from the coding sequence ATGACCAACGCTGCTCCCAAGGGATGGACAGAAGTACCACTCGGAGAGATCGCCACCTGCCAGGGTGGATCAGCATTCTCTCCCGCGTTGCAGGGGCGCACTGCCGGTGACATTCCCTTCTTCAAAGTGTCCGACATGAACCTGCCAGGAAACGGTTGGTTCATGCGTCGGGCAAACAACTACGTAAGCCTCTCCGACACGTCCCGTATCCTCGGGGCAGAGAAGCCATCTGGCTCTGTCATATTTCCCAAAGTAGGCGCTGCCGTGCATACGAATAAGAAGCGCCAGCTCACACAGGATTCCTTCGTAGACAACAACGTCATGGCCGTATGGTCAAAGGACCCCGAGCGCTGTCGTCCAGGATTCCTTTACTTGTATTTTCTAACGGTTGATCTCTCGACGATGTCCAACCCCGGACCCCTGCCGTCAATAAACAACAGCAAGGTCTATGAGCAGACTATCCGTCTCCCTACGTCACTTGAGCAGGACCGCATCTGCGCCACGATGCTCACCATTAGACGCGCGATCGAGGCCGAGGAGAAGGCGATCACACTTATCCGCGAAGTGAAACAGGCCGCGCTGCTGCGCCTCTTCAGTCAGGGACTGCGCGGTGAGTCACTGCGTGACACCGAGATCGGTCTTGTGCCAGCCAGCTGGGATATTCAGCCCTTCGCCGAGCTTCGCGAGTTCTTGCAGTACGGGACCTCCGTGAAGTGCGACTATGCGCTAGAAGGGAATCCTGTCCTGCGCATCCCGAACGTGGTTGACGGTCGAGTTGATTACCGTGACCTGAAGAGATGTCGCCTCGACAGCGATACGGTCGCCTCTCTGTTGCTCGAACCAGGCGACATTCTGTTCATTCGGACGAACGGAGTGCGCGAACGGGTGGGCACCTGCGCAGTCTACGACGGCGTTCCGGAACAGGCGCTATTCGCCTCCTACCTCATTCGGGCCCGACCTAAGCGCGGTGTTCTCAACCCCCAATACCTCCAGTACTTCACGGCAACACGCACAGGCGCATCCCAGCTCGCCGGACGATCCTCACCGGCTGCAGACGGCAAGTTCAATATCAACACGAAGTCCATCGATGCCGTGCTAGTCCCGATCCCGTCGGAGGCCGAGCAGAACGACATCGTCGGCGTGCTCGAGACGATCGATGCTGCCGCAACCTCCTATGAACGCCGGCGAGCGACCCTCTCGGAGCTATTTGCCACGCTTCTCGAGAAGCTCATGACCGCCGACCTTCGCGTGGACCACCTCAACATCGACACTTCGCTAATGACGGCAGCCTAA
- a CDS encoding HsdR family type I site-specific deoxyribonuclease, which translates to MKPITELTSVQLPLVNHASGVGWTVVTPEESVTKRRGEAGLFHYAELESALLRLNPGVVTDDNVAGIIQQLEAIPSTLQGNREVLEWLRGARSVYVPAEKRRLNVTLIDYNDLSRNTLEVTYEWAFTPGTRKGNRADVVFLVNGIPVAIIENKNPKLTDAMERAVKQLRRYELETPELLTAPQVFNVTHLVDYFYGVTWNYSRKNIFLWKEKRSETFKEAVQSFFEPHAFLTMLKEWVLFYVKDDELQKTVLRQHQTRAAVKVVNRCADPAKRRGLVWHTQGSGKTFTLITAARLILEDKARFPGATVLLVVDRNELEGQLAGWVDRMVGEMRGSDIKIEYANTKARLQSLLDQDFRGLIISMIHKFEGVRADSCTRDNFFVLIDEAHRSTGGDLGNYLMGALPAATLIGFTGTPIDKTAQGQGTFKTFGTDDPKGYLDKYSITESIEDGTTLKLRHTLAPNHIRVPDEMLEKEFFQLAETEGISDIDELNRILDRAVRLKTFLKADERIEKVAKFVAQHFKENVAPLGYKAFLVAVDREACAKYKEALDQYLPAEWSETIYTKNTNDVIDRPLVAKHQVDEVREKDARKAFTKPAELPRILIVTDKLLTGYDAPILYCMYLDKPMRDHVLLQAVARVNRPYEDDAGVKKPCGLIIDFIGILKALNKAFSFDSKDVEAAIEDLDVLLEHFKELMRKPAARFLDPGPGPADEELDRLLYKVYFDKEKRQAFAEFYREVETLYEILSPDAALRPYISTYRRLSELYATLRAEYGTRSGMMTSELAHKTELLLRSAAKVEGLTGTTKTVEYDEKTLEALRANPKSDTGRVLNLLRDVRTKAEIDVVTQPALRTIIERVDAIRTAFEDRQIATQNALDEIQKLVAEQDKAKAERERLGMDDATFGIYWVLEKEKLEQAEQLAREIAVVLARFPNFRQSADELRQLKAELYKSLLKVVSGRQMVDIGDRILALRS; encoded by the coding sequence ATGAAACCCATCACTGAGCTAACCAGCGTACAGCTTCCACTCGTCAACCACGCAAGTGGCGTGGGATGGACCGTGGTCACGCCTGAAGAGTCGGTCACCAAGCGCCGCGGCGAGGCCGGCTTGTTTCACTATGCCGAACTCGAGTCCGCCCTTCTCCGTCTCAATCCGGGCGTGGTCACCGACGACAACGTCGCCGGCATCATCCAGCAGCTCGAGGCAATCCCCTCGACGCTCCAGGGCAATCGCGAGGTGCTGGAGTGGCTTCGCGGCGCCCGTTCCGTCTATGTCCCCGCCGAGAAGCGGCGGCTCAACGTCACTCTCATCGACTACAACGACCTGTCGCGCAACACGCTTGAGGTGACCTACGAGTGGGCCTTCACGCCCGGTACCCGGAAGGGCAACCGCGCCGACGTGGTGTTCCTGGTTAACGGTATCCCCGTCGCGATCATCGAGAACAAGAACCCCAAGCTCACCGACGCGATGGAGCGGGCCGTGAAGCAGCTGCGGCGCTACGAGCTGGAGACGCCCGAGCTGCTCACCGCGCCCCAGGTCTTCAACGTCACCCACCTGGTCGACTACTTCTACGGCGTCACCTGGAACTACAGCCGGAAGAACATCTTCCTGTGGAAGGAGAAGCGCTCTGAGACCTTCAAGGAGGCCGTGCAGAGCTTCTTCGAGCCGCACGCCTTCCTCACCATGCTGAAGGAGTGGGTCCTCTTCTACGTCAAGGACGACGAGCTGCAGAAGACCGTGCTCCGCCAGCACCAAACGCGCGCGGCCGTGAAGGTGGTGAATCGTTGTGCCGACCCGGCGAAGCGCCGGGGCCTGGTTTGGCATACCCAGGGCTCAGGCAAGACCTTCACCCTCATCACCGCCGCTCGCCTCATTCTCGAGGACAAAGCCCGCTTCCCCGGCGCCACCGTTCTCCTCGTCGTTGATCGCAACGAGCTGGAGGGCCAGCTCGCTGGCTGGGTCGACCGGATGGTCGGCGAGATGCGCGGGAGCGACATCAAGATCGAGTACGCGAACACCAAGGCGCGTCTTCAGTCGCTCCTGGATCAGGACTTCCGCGGCCTCATCATCTCCATGATCCACAAGTTCGAGGGCGTGCGCGCTGACTCCTGCACCCGCGACAACTTCTTCGTCCTCATCGACGAGGCGCACCGGTCCACCGGCGGCGATCTTGGCAACTACCTGATGGGCGCACTGCCGGCGGCCACCCTCATCGGCTTCACGGGCACTCCGATTGACAAGACGGCCCAGGGGCAAGGTACCTTCAAGACCTTCGGCACCGACGACCCGAAGGGCTACCTCGACAAGTACTCGATCACCGAGTCCATTGAAGACGGCACCACCCTCAAGCTGCGCCATACCCTCGCGCCGAATCACATCCGCGTCCCTGACGAGATGCTCGAGAAGGAGTTCTTCCAGCTCGCGGAGACCGAGGGCATCAGCGACATTGACGAACTCAACCGCATCCTGGACCGGGCGGTCCGCCTCAAGACCTTCCTGAAGGCCGACGAGCGCATCGAGAAGGTCGCCAAGTTCGTGGCGCAGCACTTCAAGGAAAACGTCGCGCCGCTCGGCTACAAGGCCTTCCTGGTCGCCGTCGACCGCGAGGCCTGCGCCAAGTACAAGGAAGCGCTCGACCAGTACCTGCCGGCCGAGTGGTCGGAAACCATCTACACAAAGAACACCAACGACGTAATCGACCGGCCGCTCGTCGCCAAGCACCAGGTCGACGAGGTGCGCGAAAAGGATGCCCGCAAGGCGTTCACGAAGCCGGCCGAGCTGCCCCGGATCCTCATCGTCACCGACAAGCTGCTCACCGGCTACGACGCCCCCATCCTCTACTGCATGTATCTCGACAAGCCGATGCGCGACCATGTCCTCCTCCAGGCTGTCGCCCGCGTCAACCGGCCCTACGAGGACGACGCTGGCGTCAAGAAGCCGTGCGGCCTCATCATCGACTTCATCGGCATCCTCAAGGCGCTCAACAAGGCCTTCAGCTTCGACTCCAAGGACGTGGAGGCGGCCATCGAGGACCTCGACGTCCTTCTCGAGCACTTCAAGGAGCTGATGCGCAAGCCCGCGGCCCGCTTCCTCGACCCCGGCCCGGGACCGGCTGACGAGGAGCTCGACCGGCTCCTGTACAAGGTCTACTTCGACAAGGAGAAGCGCCAGGCCTTCGCGGAGTTCTATCGGGAGGTGGAGACCCTCTACGAGATCCTCTCTCCCGACGCTGCTCTGCGCCCCTACATCTCTACCTATCGCCGCCTGTCCGAGCTGTACGCAACGCTCCGCGCAGAATACGGGACCCGCAGCGGCATGATGACATCGGAGCTCGCCCACAAGACGGAACTACTGCTGCGCTCGGCCGCCAAAGTGGAGGGCCTAACCGGCACCACCAAGACGGTCGAGTACGACGAAAAGACGCTCGAGGCCCTCCGGGCCAATCCCAAGTCGGACACCGGCCGCGTGCTCAACCTGCTCCGGGACGTGCGCACCAAGGCCGAGATTGACGTCGTGACGCAGCCCGCGCTGCGCACCATCATCGAACGCGTCGACGCCATACGCACCGCCTTCGAGGACCGCCAGATCGCGACCCAGAACGCCCTCGACGAGATCCAGAAGCTCGTCGCCGAACAGGACAAGGCGAAAGCGGAGCGTGAACGACTCGGAATGGACGATGCCACCTTCGGCATCTACTGGGTGTTGGAGAAGGAGAAGCTCGAGCAGGCCGAGCAACTGGCCCGTGAGATCGCCGTCGTCCTCGCCCGCTTCCCCAACTTCCGCCAGAGCGCCGATGAACTGCGCCAGCTCAAAGCCGAGTTGTACAAGTCTCTCCTAAAGGTCGTCTCCGGCCGTCAGATGGTGGATATTGGCGACCGCATTCTCGCACTCAGAAGCTGA
- a CDS encoding M48 family metallopeptidase, whose translation MRTPVTTEVKIEFKARVRAWAVRIRVEPKQVRVQAMRRKWASCSKRGWCTFAHDLLHESRPFQDHVIVHELLHLRYRNHGKLYRAALRSYLSPAKAMHLDVVGDRCLVRRES comes from the coding sequence ATGCGCACTCCCGTGACAACCGAAGTGAAGATTGAGTTCAAGGCCAGGGTTCGTGCCTGGGCCGTTCGCATTCGAGTTGAGCCAAAGCAGGTCCGTGTCCAGGCCATGAGGCGCAAGTGGGCATCATGCTCGAAGCGCGGATGGTGTACGTTCGCGCACGACCTGCTCCACGAGTCACGTCCCTTCCAGGACCACGTTATCGTCCACGAACTACTCCATCTGCGATACCGCAATCACGGGAAGCTCTACCGGGCCGCCCTTCGTTCTTATCTCTCGCCGGCCAAAGCAATGCACCTCGACGTTGTCGGGGACCGCTGCCTTGTCCGCCGGGAGTCGTGA
- a CDS encoding site-specific DNA-methyltransferase, whose amino-acid sequence MATIPEKSFNCVVTSPPYYWQRDYNVPGQLGLEPTPDAYVAAIADAMDEVRRLLRKDGLLFLNLGDTYYSKKGKPKGRDKKNWARRFGRLRAVDTSGLGLPRKTAIGIPWQVALCMISRGWTLRSPIIWKREHAQPEPTARDRPWRSYEMMFMFSRNPVYYFSRAALQGEEDIWTVHSQSKHTDKLRSAYFPEQLVRRCLEIGCPPHGEVLDPFAGSGTVLRAAVAAGRPATGIDLSDSYCKFMAGDLKKL is encoded by the coding sequence ATGGCGACCATACCAGAAAAAAGCTTCAACTGCGTCGTCACTTCTCCGCCCTACTACTGGCAACGCGACTACAACGTTCCAGGCCAGCTTGGGCTGGAACCGACCCCTGACGCGTACGTTGCCGCGATTGCGGACGCCATGGACGAGGTCCGTCGCCTCCTTCGCAAGGATGGCCTTCTCTTCCTCAACCTTGGCGACACGTACTACTCCAAGAAAGGCAAGCCGAAAGGACGCGACAAGAAGAATTGGGCTCGCCGCTTTGGTCGTCTCAGAGCAGTCGACACGAGCGGGTTGGGCTTACCCAGAAAAACAGCCATTGGCATTCCGTGGCAGGTCGCGCTATGCATGATTTCTCGGGGGTGGACACTCCGCTCTCCAATTATCTGGAAGCGCGAGCACGCTCAACCAGAACCCACTGCGCGCGACCGTCCCTGGCGGTCATATGAGATGATGTTCATGTTTAGCAGGAATCCCGTATACTACTTCTCTCGCGCTGCTCTTCAGGGCGAAGAGGATATCTGGACTGTACACTCGCAATCAAAGCATACGGACAAGCTCCGTTCGGCCTATTTTCCCGAACAGCTCGTACGAAGGTGTCTCGAGATAGGGTGTCCCCCCCATGGTGAGGTGCTAGACCCTTTCGCAGGGAGCGGCACAGTGCTCCGTGCAGCGGTCGCAGCCGGTCGGCCAGCGACTGGGATCGACCTCAGTGATTCCTACTGCAAATTCATGGCGGGCGATCTGAAAAAACTGTGA
- a CDS encoding AAA family ATPase, producing the protein MSYGIVPVLHASAGVQRIIALAYFLVWAWYEHLALTSRMRREPQRRIILLIDEIEAHLHPRWQRVIVPALMAAVEKIEASVALQIHLATHSPLVLASAETTFSSKTDCLHHLSLEANTVRLETLEFVKRGRADLWLMSSVFGLAQPRSVPAEAAMHDAKSLQLKGESDPKVIAEVHARLKANLPQDDEFWPRWLYWAEQRGVKD; encoded by the coding sequence ATGTCGTACGGGATCGTGCCAGTCTTACACGCCTCAGCTGGCGTACAGAGGATAATCGCACTTGCCTATTTCCTTGTCTGGGCCTGGTACGAGCACCTTGCGCTGACGTCACGCATGCGGCGGGAACCACAACGGAGGATCATACTGCTCATTGACGAGATAGAAGCTCACCTTCACCCACGTTGGCAGAGGGTCATCGTTCCTGCCCTGATGGCGGCTGTCGAGAAGATCGAGGCATCCGTTGCGCTGCAGATTCACCTAGCCACACATTCACCGTTAGTACTGGCCTCCGCAGAAACCACGTTCTCGAGCAAGACGGACTGTCTGCATCACTTGTCGCTCGAGGCAAACACCGTACGGCTCGAGACGCTCGAGTTCGTGAAGCGTGGGCGCGCCGACCTTTGGCTTATGTCCAGTGTGTTTGGCCTTGCACAGCCGCGTTCCGTTCCCGCGGAGGCCGCAATGCACGATGCGAAGTCGCTGCAGCTTAAGGGCGAATCAGATCCGAAGGTGATCGCCGAGGTTCACGCGCGCCTGAAGGCCAATCTGCCGCAGGATGATGAGTTCTGGCCCAGGTGGCTCTATTGGGCGGAGCAGCGCGGGGTGAAGGATTGA